GTTGCCGTTGGTTTGCGCTACGAAAGAAGAAGCGGCGCTGGTGTTGTTGCCGGTTTCGGCGGCCAGGGTCGTCGTCGGATGGAAGTCCAGGTTGGCGGCGAACGCCACGCTTCCGGCGAAAACAATCGTTGTCGCAAGGGTGAATGCAGTGATCGCGCGCACCGATCTCCTCCGGGCGTTCTCGTGAAACGGGGGAAACGCTCCGGCGTTACAAAATGTGGCGTGGATTCTAAGAACAGTGGAACGCCCTAGTACTCAGGCGAATGACGTAATCCCTTCAGGGAATTGCCTTAGTGAAAGCAGTCAGCAGTCAGCAGTCAGCAGTCAGCACTCAGCAGTCAGCACTCATCCGCAAACGGTTGATTGGTCCGAGCGGCCCGGGTGCTCATGGGGCTACCGCGTGTTCGTTTGCTGAAGCGATGCCGTGCAAGGGCTGAGTGCTGACTGCCGCTTCACTGCACCGTCAGCCTCACCGCCGTCGTGCGTTGCAACGAGCCCGCAGTCGCGGTCACGGTGATCGTGTACGTTCCCGGCGGCGTTGTGCTGGCGCTCACCGTGCCTCCGCCGGTGGTTTGCGTCGTCTGCATGGCGCCCCCGCATCCGGCAAGACAAAGCAGCGCGACCATAGCCAGCACGATCCAGAGCATGCGGCGGCGCCGGCGCTTTCCGCCTGCGAACACCAATCCGGCCAAGCCGAACCCAGGCGATGCGCTCAACCAGATCGCAAGTACCGGGTCGCGGCGCTCATGAAGAGGGTGATCGCGCAATTCGGAATGGGCGCCGGCGGAAGTCACGGCGGTGGTGATCACCAGCGCCGAGGTCGCGGCAACAGCTGCGGGCGTCACCGACGCGGGAGAGAACGAGCAGGCCGCCATCGGCGGAAGGTTCAAGCACGTGAGCGTGACCGCGCTGCTGAAGCCGCCCGATGGCGCCACGCTCACATTGACGCTGGCCGGCTGGCCGGACGCCACGACCACCGCCGCGGGCGAAGCAGCAACGCTCACATCAGGCGGCGGCTGAACCACAGGCGGAGGAGGCGGTGGTGGCGGCGGAGGCGGTGGCGGGGCCACGGTGTACGTCACCTGGCCTGACATCTGGTTCATCATCGTGGGGCGGCCAATCGCCTTCACGAAGAACGTGTACGTGCCCGGATCGAGCGCTAGCGTGCTCAGGTCCATCGAGCGCGCGCCGGCCGGCAGGTCGGGGAGCGGCATCAGATTCGTGCCGTCGGTGGAAATGAAAACGCCGAAGTGGTCAACGGTGCTGGGATCGCCGGTGAGCGTCCAGGTGAGCTGGCCATTGCTCACCGCGGCGGTGATGGACACGCAGTTGTCGATGCCGCTCTCGATCTCGGTTCCCTCTTCGTAGTCGTTCCAGGTGACCAGTTGCAGCGACTCCAGCGGCGAGCTCGCGTTGTAGTGGTTGCCGACTTCGGCGAACGTCGAAAGCCACACCTTGCCGCATTGCTGGCTCATGATGCGCGGCGGCGTGGGCGCCCACGACGCGAGCGAGTCGTTGAAGCCCTTGTAGGTGGAGCCGAAGGTCTTCAGCGCCGGCTGCTTGAGCGCAGCGTTGTAAAAGTTCGCCAGGTATCCCAGACCCATGTCGAGCTGATTGGAGCTGGGCGCGACCCAGGAGAATCCTCCGTTGGTCTGCGGCCGGGTGAACGCCCCCGAATTGCGAAAGATGAACAGCGGGTTGCCGGGGACACCGCCGCGTATGACCGTCCAGTCAAGCGTGTAAGCCTCGAGCCCGAAGAAAAACACGACCGGCCGTCCGTCCATGCGCATGTAGCTGGGCGAACTCTGGTAGGTGTTGAAGACGTAAGTCAGGTCACTGATCACCTTCTGATTGAGGTCGCAACCAATGGTGGCCGCGCAGGACCGCAGCGAACCGGCGTCTTCCATGATCGCCAGTTCGAAGTTCCCCCGCGCCTCGGCCTCGGCCTTCATGAGCAGCGACGTGCGGTCTTCGCGATTGCCCGGGCCGTACCAGTCGATGATCACGCCCTGGATGCCGCGGCTGATCATGTCGTCAACCTGGCGCTTCACCTGGGCAGCGTCGTCGGAGCGGTAGCCTACATTCATGTGGTTCGTGCCGCCGAACCAGGCCATGAAGTGGGCGTAGATGCGCGTCTGCGCGCCCGGATACAGCAGCGAGCCGAGGGGCGCCTTGCTGATGTTGCCGGCGCCGGCATTGCCGTTGGTCTGCGCCACAAAGACGTCGGCGGCGCTGGTGTTGTTGCCGGTCTCCGCCGCAAGCGTCGTGGTGGGCGTGATGGCCAGGTTGGCGGCGCGGGCTGTCCCGCTCAGCCATGTGACGACCAGCAGCGCGACGGCAAAGCGCGCAACGGCACGGCGCACGTCTCCTCCAGCGTCTTGGGGGAAACGCGTGTGGGGGCCGGCGCAAAACACCTGCCGGCGCTGCTTTTTTTAGTGGCGCGATTGCCCCGAGTTTAGGGCGAGAGGGTTAAGTGTGGATTAAGCAAGAAGTTCTAGGCCGCCGGGCGATTTTGCCTTAGTACGGCACACGCGGTCCCACCCTGGGTTGAGGCCGCAAAGCGCTGAACAGAAACCGTTTCGGCCGCACAACGTTCTCAAGCGAATACGCGTCGAATGCGTTGTTAGCCTTTGTCCCCTCGATCTGCACTTGACCCGGCCCCGCGGTAGGCTTTAGAGAAGCTTGGCAGGAGCTCGAGCGAATGGCTCAACCAGGAATGGAACCGGCCTCCAAGATCGCCCCGGAGTTGAACACCAAACTCCGTTCACTCGCCCACGACCTGAGCAACTCGCTGGAAACCATCATGCAGGCCTCTTACCTGCTTGGCCAGGCGCAGCTCGACGACAACGCGCGCAAGTGGGCTTCCCTGATCGACAATGCCGTGCGCGACGCCGCCAAGATCAACCGCGAGATTCGCGACATATTGAGAAGTCAGAGCTGACTGTCATTGCCCAATTGCGCAATTGCCGAACTGCCGAAGTGAAAACCAACGCAGCGCGGCGAATTTGCAGTTCGGCGATTCCGCACTTTGGCAGTTCGGCAATTTTCTACGCTGCCTCGTCCATCCTGGTACCCGCTGCATTCCGCAAAAAGTCCTGTGCAGCGCGGTATCCCGCCAGCGTGCCCACGTCCATGTAGATTTCCCCGGAATGTACGGCCTGCACGGCGTTGCCGGCGGCGATGTACGCGTTCAGCAGGTGGCCGAGGTATTCATCCTTGCGATGCCGCGCCTCCCATAGCAGCTTGAGCGCGTGAAAAGCGGCGCCGCTGGCGGTGACCGCGCCCCAGACCCAGCAGGAATGCGCGTCCGCCTGCTTTACCTCGACGCGCCGCACGCTGCCGGTTTCCTCGGTCAGGACGGCGTCGAATACCTCCGGATTCGTGACCGGAAACAGCACTAGGTTGACGCCGGCGCCGCGCTCGATGGCGGGACGGTAGGCGTTCTCGGGAAACCAGATGGTGTCGGGCAGCCCGATGAGCACGTGATCGTGGCCGCGCGTGAACGGCTCGGCGCGGAAAAGCGCGTCACACAGCCCCTGCGGCTGGCGCTGCACCACGTAGAAAATGTCGGCCGCGTAATCGCGCCCGGCGAAGTAGCGCACAATGTCGCTCTTCTCGGCCGAGATCACCATGCAGATCTGCTCCGCCCCGGCGGCGATCATGCGCTCCACCAGGTACTCGGCCACCGCCTTGGGCCGCTCGCCGCCGCGCTCGCCGCGTGACCCGACGGGCAGCAATTCCTTGGAACAGCCCAGCGGCTGGATGCGCTGTCCGGCGCCGGCGGCCGGCACAATGCCGATCACGGGGCCTCCATTGAATATCGGGTCATCGGATCATGGATCATTGGGCCCCTTGGTTCACGGCAATCGGTTCAATGGCACGATGGCCCGACGACCCGATATTCACTTCCTCGCAGTACGCCACCAACTGCTGGGCACGACGCGCTCCGGTGTGCTCATCGAGCGTGCGCTGGCGGGCGCGAGCGGCCATGGGCGCCAGGTCCTCATCGTTGCGGCACAACACGCTCACCACGTCGGCGGTCCCTTCGGCAACCATGATTTCCTCCCCCGGTTCGAAAAAAGTCTCAAGTCCCGGAAACGCGTCGCTCACAATCGGCGTTCCGCAGGCCGCCGCTTCGAAGAAGCGCCCCGAGGGGCACCAGCCGCTGCGCGCCATCCCGCCCCGCGTGATGTTCAGCGTGATGCGCGAGGATGAATACAGCGCCGCGTGGTCCTGTGGCGCCACGTGCTCTATGCGGCGCACGTTCCCGGGCCACGCCCACTGCCGCGGATAGAGCGGGCCGGCGAGCAGGAATTGGAGCTGGGGCAGGCGCCGCGCCGGCTCGAGGAAAAGCGATTCGAGCTTCTGCTGCCGGTCGGCGGCGTATGTGCCCATGTAGCTGAGCTCGGAGTCGAACTCATGGCGCGGCGCTGTGCGCGCGTGCACGTCAGGATCGACGCAGCCGTAGAGCGGGCGCGCGTGCCGCGCTCCCCAGCGCGTCTCCAGTTCGCGCAGCACATCGCCGCCGGTGAACGACAGGTAGAGATCGAAACCGGGGATCTGCCCTGCGCGCAGATAGCCGGGGCCGTCGCCGTCGAGTTGCGACAGCGTGATGGGCGTGTCCAGGTCGTAGAAGACGCGGAGCGGACCTTCGACGGTCGCGGCGTCGTCCACGATGTGGGCGCCGCAGGGACAGTAGCTGGTGTGGATCACCACGTCGGAGTCGCGCACGTCGGCGAGAGCGCGATCGCGCACGTCGTCCCACTCCCCGTAGAGCTCCAGCCGGCAGTACTCGGGACGCCGCAGGTCGCGGCGCTGGGCGTAGAAGGGCGCGTCCTTTTCGTAAAAGACCGCCGTGTGCCCCATCGCGTGGAGCGCCCGAACGATGGCGCGGCAAGGGGTGGCGTGTCCATTGCCCCACGATGAGGAAAGAGTCAGGCCAAAAAACGTGATCTTCACCGCGACAGCGCTCCACGCGGAAAAATGCGTGCTCACCATGAGGATGAATCGGCGTACACGCGAGTTGTCCTCGGGAGCTGGGCCGCGGCGCGTGGCGCGTGACCGCTGCCGCAGGTACACTGATGGTTCGGTCGCTATGGTCCTGGTTCTCGACAACTACGATTCCTTCACCTACAACCTCGTCCAGTACCTGGGCGAGTTGGGGCGCCAGGTCGAGGTGCGGCGCAACGACCAGATCACCGCGGCCGAGGTGGAGCGCATGCGCCCGGAGCGGATCGTGATCTCACCCGGACCGTGCACACCGCACGAGGCGGGCATCAGCGTCGAGCTCATACGCCGCATGGCCGGCAAAGCGCCCATCCTGGGCGTCTGCCTGGGACACCAGGCGATCGGCGCGGCCTTCGGCGGCGAGATTGTTCGCGCGAAGCACGTCATGCACGGCAAGACCAGCAGCGTGGAGCATGACGGCAAGACCGTGTTTCGCGGGCTTTCCAGCCCGATGACCGCCACGCGCTATCACTCCCTGATCGTCGAGGAAGAAACCCTGCCCAAAGAGCTCCAGGTCTCCGCCTGGACGACCGAGCCCGACGGCGCCCGCGTCATCATGGGCCTGCGCCACAGGAACTTTGCGGTCGAGGGCGTGCAGTTCCATCCCGAGAGCGTGCTCACCGAAGACGGCAAGGGCCTCATCCGCAATTTCCTGGGGCTCTAGAACCGCTTGTTGACTGGCCGGCGCGCGGCTATCCTGCATCTGAATTTGTTAAGGACGGGCGGTGGAGCAGGTTTTTGCCGTTTCCCTGCCTGGCGTCGGCCGAAGCGCAACGGCAGACAGGCCGCGCACGCTGCCCGCCCAATCTTCCACGTGGAGCAGCAGCCACCACCTCCGAAGCAGAACGAGCGCCGCGCCGCAGCGGTGGACGCCTCGCAGGTCTGTCCCAATTGCTCCACCCGCCTTCAGGACAAGGGCTGCAAAATGAACTGTCCCAAGTGCGGCTTCTTCCTGAGCTGTTCGGATTTCTACTGAGAAAGTGGTTAGTGGCTCGTGGTTAAGGAAAGGCCTTTGTGGCCTCGTAAACCATTGCGACGAGATCAATGGACTTCTGCCATGCGATCAAATCTTGGCAGGACTTCACTGGTTTACTGCTCACGCCTCACCCCCACACTGCGAATCTCGGGCCCCTGGGGCTTTGCTAGCCGCTCACCACTGGCCACCAGCCCCTGATCCTAGCCACCACGTGCGATTGCTACCGCCCGCACGAGCGCCTGCGCCTTGTTCGCACACTCCTGATGCTCGCTGGCGGGATCGGAGTCGGCCACGATTCCCGCGCCCGCTTGCAGGTAAGCGTGGGTTGCGCCGCTGCCCGGTTTCTTCCGCATGGCCTTGTCTGCTGAAACGCCTTTGGGCAGCGTCAGCATGGTGCGGATCGCGATGCACGAATCCAGGTTCCCCGCGAAATCGGCGTAGAGCACCGATCCGCCATAAACGCCGCGGCGCACCGGCTCCAGCTCCTCAATGATCTCCATGGCGCGCACTTTCGGC
This genomic interval from Terriglobales bacterium contains the following:
- a CDS encoding glycosyltransferase — its product is MVSTHFSAWSAVAVKITFFGLTLSSSWGNGHATPCRAIVRALHAMGHTAVFYEKDAPFYAQRRDLRRPEYCRLELYGEWDDVRDRALADVRDSDVVIHTSYCPCGAHIVDDAATVEGPLRVFYDLDTPITLSQLDGDGPGYLRAGQIPGFDLYLSFTGGDVLRELETRWGARHARPLYGCVDPDVHARTAPRHEFDSELSYMGTYAADRQQKLESLFLEPARRLPQLQFLLAGPLYPRQWAWPGNVRRIEHVAPQDHAALYSSSRITLNITRGGMARSGWCPSGRFFEAAACGTPIVSDAFPGLETFFEPGEEIMVAEGTADVVSVLCRNDEDLAPMAARARQRTLDEHTGARRAQQLVAYCEEVNIGSSGHRAIEPIAVNQGAQ
- a CDS encoding aminodeoxychorismate/anthranilate synthase component II is translated as MVLVLDNYDSFTYNLVQYLGELGRQVEVRRNDQITAAEVERMRPERIVISPGPCTPHEAGISVELIRRMAGKAPILGVCLGHQAIGAAFGGEIVRAKHVMHGKTSSVEHDGKTVFRGLSSPMTATRYHSLIVEEETLPKELQVSAWTTEPDGARVIMGLRHRNFAVEGVQFHPESVLTEDGKGLIRNFLGL
- a CDS encoding sugar phosphate nucleotidyltransferase yields the protein MIGIVPAAGAGQRIQPLGCSKELLPVGSRGERGGERPKAVAEYLVERMIAAGAEQICMVISAEKSDIVRYFAGRDYAADIFYVVQRQPQGLCDALFRAEPFTRGHDHVLIGLPDTIWFPENAYRPAIERGAGVNLVLFPVTNPEVFDAVLTEETGSVRRVEVKQADAHSCWVWGAVTASGAAFHALKLLWEARHRKDEYLGHLLNAYIAAGNAVQAVHSGEIYMDVGTLAGYRAAQDFLRNAAGTRMDEAA